The window CGCGACCGATGGCGTCTTTGCCGGCGAGGGTGAAGCCCAGCACTTGCGCCTGGATCGGCGTGCAATACGGGAAGCCCAGGTCCTGGATGGCGTGCATCAGTTCCGGAGCGAGTTTGAAATCGTGGAAACGGGTTTTGCCTTCCTGGGGTTCGACGGCGAAGTCTTCGAGTTTCCAGGGGATGACTGGCGCTTTGGGTTTTGGTTCGCGGCGCGGTTTTGCCGGTTTCGGCGTTTCACTGCGCGGTGGTTCGGCGGCAGAAATATCGACAGGTTGGGCGGCCGGTGTGGTCACTGGCTCGTGTTTCGGTGCCGCTACGGTTGCGGTCCGGCCAGGCTGATTACCGTCGGTGCGGTGGCTGGGGATGTGAGACGGAGCGCTGGCAACTGGCGCGAGCTGCTCAGTCTCGCTTTTACCGAACATTTTCTTGAGTGCTTTGAGCACGGTCATCTCATCAATTGGTTAAGGAATATACGCCGGCCAGTGTAATGCAAGAATCGGGCGCGGCGTAGTGGGATGGATCAATGGGTAGCTTTTAGCGCAAACGCTCGGCCAGCCAGACGCCGATGTCGCGAATTTCCTCGGGTAACACTTCGTGGCCCATTGGGTATTCCTGCCATGTCACGGTGACACCATGCTGCTTCAAAAACTCGTAAGCGGTGCGACCCATGGCGTTTTGAACCACGTCATCGTACTGGCCGTGCAAAGACAGTACGGGAATGCGCTGCTGGCTGGCGGAAAGCTCCAGTTCATTGCTGAAGGTCGGTGCATAAGTGGAGAGGGCAAGTACGCCACCCAACGGCCCCTGCCATTTCAGGAAAGCGGTGTGCAAGACGACAGCGCCGCCTTGGGAAAAACCTGCCAGAAAAATCCGCGAAGCGTCTATTCCGCTGGCGCGCTGCTCTTCGATCAAGTCGAAGACTCTCTGCGCCGACGCTTCCAGCTGCTCACGGCTGATCGCGCGCGCCGGGCTCATGGCCAATATGTCGTACCAGCTCGGCATCTCGTAGCCGCCGTTGATGGTCACGGCGCGGGTCGGTGCCTGCGGGAGAACGAAGCGGGTGGTCAGCAGGCTTTCCTGCAGGGCTTCGGCCACTGGCAGGAAGTCGTAGCGGTCGGCGCCCAGGCCGTGCAGCCATATCACGCAGGCGTCTGCGGGCTTTACGGGTTGAAGAATCAAGGGCTCGGTCATGGCTGCTCCAATGTTGTGCGTGCGCTCTCAATGAGTGCGAGAGATGAGTGCGCGTCTGGTTGATCCGTTAAGAAGATGTCGCAAGGCTACAAGTTTTGCTATTGACCTGTCGCCGAACGGCTTCGGCGAGCGGTCTGGTACGGGCTTTGCTATGGGAAAGCCTGTACTGAAAATCCCACGCCTGTCGGTAACACTATCAGGCCATGGTGGTAGGTGGGATAGCAAAAGAATCCGGTGATGGATGTTCGCCAGTGGCCGCTACGGGCTTCGCGAACGTGAAAGGGCTACCGCCCGTTCGGCCGATTGGTGAGAAGTGAGTAATCCATGATGTGGGTTTTCTCCTACTAGACTCATAGCGCAGGTCCTACGTCGGTTGACCCCAAAAAAAGCCAACACGGGTCGACTACGCCTCATAAGGGTGCGACAGGACTCAAGCTCCGACACAACAAGAGCAAAACTGGAGGTTTGAATGAAGATGTTGAAATCCACCCTGGCCATCGTGACTGCAGCCGCAGTACTCGGTGTCAGCGGGTTCGCTCAGGCGGGTGCAACCCTGGATGCAGTGCAGAAGAAAGGTTTCGTACAGTGCGGTGTAAGTGACGGTCTGCCGGGCTTCTCGGTTCCGGACTCCACCGGCAAGATCGTGGGTATCGATGCTGACTACTGCCGCGCTGTGGCTGCTGCCGTATTCGGCGACGCGACCAAGGTCAAATTCAGCCAGCTGAACGCCAAAGAGCGCTTCACCGCGCTGCAGTCTGGCGAAATTGACATTCTGTCGCGCAACACCACCATGACCAGCTCCCGTGACGCGGGCATGGGCCTGAAGTTCCCGGGCTTCATCACCTACTACGACGGCATTGGCTTCCTGGTAAATAGCAAGCTGGGCGTCAAGAGTGCCAAAGAGCTCGACGGTGCGACCATCTGCATCCAGGCCGGTACCACCACTGAGCTGAACGTTTCCGACTACTTCCGCGGCAACGGTCTGAAATACACCCCGATCACCTTCGACACCTCCGATGAAAGCGCCAAGTCGCTGGAATCCGGTCGTTGCGACGTACTGACCTCCGACAAGTCCCAACTGTTCGCTCAGCGCAGCAAGCTGGCTTCGCCGAAGGACTACGTGGTTCTGCCGGAAACCATTTCCAAGGAACCGCTGGGCCCGGTCGTGCGTAACGGCGACGACGAGTGGTTGGCCATTGTTCGCTGGGTAGGCTACGCCATGCTCAACGCTGAAGAGGCTGGTGTCACTTCCAAGAACGTCGAAGCCGAAGCCAAGGCCACCAAGAATCCGGACGTCGCACGTCTGCTGGGTACCGACGGTGAATACGGCAAAGACTTGAAAGTGAAGAAGGACTGGGTCGTCCAGATCGTCAAGCAAGTGGGTAACTATGGCGAAGTGTTCGAGAAAAACCTCGGCAAAGGCACTCCGCTGGAAATCGACCGCGGGCTGAACGCCTTGTGGAACGCTGGCGGCATTCAATACGCACCACCAGTGCGCTGATGGTTCTATCACCCGGTGGGCCAACCACCGGGTGATGTTCTGTTCCATTACATCCGGGGCACTTCATGCAAAATTCAATCGGCGCACCAAAGCAGAGGCTCAGCCTCAGCGATCCCAAAGTGCGTGCGTGGCTATTTCAGATCATCACCATTGTGGCGGTGGTCTCCATGGGCTGGTATCTGTTCGATAACACCCAGACCAACTTGCAACACCGGGGCATTACCTCCGGCTTCAGCTTTCTGGAGCGCAGTGCCGGTTTCGGCATCGCTCAAACCCTGATTGACTACACCGAGTCGGACAGCTATGCCCGAGTGTTTGTCATCGGCCTGCTCAATACGCTGCTGGTGACCTTCATCGGGGTCATCCTGGCGACGCTCCTCGGTTTCATCGTCGGCGTTTCACGCCTGTCGAAGAACTGGATCATTGCCAAGCTGGCGACTGTTTATGTGGAAGTCTTCCGCAACATTCCGCCGCTGCTGCAAATCCTGTTCTGGTACTTCGCGGTGTTCCTGACCATGCCAGGGCCACGCAACAGCCATAACTTCGGCGACACCTTCTTCGTCAGCAGCCGCGGCCTGAACATGCCTGCCGCGTTGACCGCGGATGGTTTCTGGCCCTTCGTGGTCAGCATCGTCGTGGCCATCGTCGCCATCGTGCTGATGAGCCGCTGGGCGAACAAGCGCTTCGAAGCGACTGGCGTACCTTTCCATAAATTCTGGGTTGGCCTGGCGCTGTTCCTGGTGATCCCGGCACTGTGCGCACTGATCTTCGGCACGCCGGTGCACTGGGAAATGCCCAAGCTGCAAGGCTTCAACTTCGTTGGTGGCTGGGTGCTGATCCCGGAACTGCTGGCGCTGACCCTGGCCCTGACCGTGTACACCGCGGCGTTCATCGCCGAGATCGTGCGTTCGGGCATCAAGTCGGTCAGCCACGGCCAGACCGAAGCGGCGCACTCGTTGGGCCTGCGCAACGGTCCGACCCTGCGCAAGGTGATCATCCCGCAAGCCCTGCGCGTGATCATTCCGCCGCTGACCAGCCAATACCTGAACCTGGCGAAGAACTCCTCGCTGGCGGCCGGTATCGGTTATCCGGAAATGGTGTCGTTGTTTGCCGGTACGGTGCTGAACCAGACCGGACAGGCGATCGAGGTGATTGCCATCACCATGAGCGTGTACCTGGCGATCAGTATCAGCATCTCCCTGCTGATGAACTGGTACAACAAGCGCATTGCGCTGATCGAGCGGTAAGGAAAAGCGCATGAGTACTCATACTTTCAAACCTGACATGCCACCACCGAGCAGCAGCATCGGTGTGGTGGCGTGGATGCGCGCGAACATGTTCTCCAGTTGGCTCAACACCCTGCTGACCCTGTTCGCGTTCTATCTGATTTACCTGGTGGTCCCGCCAATCCTGCAGTGGGCGATCCTGGACGCCAACTGGGTCGGCACCTCCCAGGCCGACTGCACCAAGGAGGGCGCCTGCTGGGTGTTCATCCAGCAGCGTTTCGGCCAGTTCATGTACGGCTACTACCCGCCGGAACTGCGCTGGCGCGTGGACCTGACCGTGTGGCTGGCGGTCATCGGCGTGGCACCGTTGTTCATCTCGCGCTTCCCGCGTAAAGCGGTGTACGGGCTGAGCTTCCTGGTGTTGTACCCGATCATTGCCTGGTGCCTGTTGCATGGCGGCGTTTTCGGCCTGACTCAAGTGGCGACCAGCCAATGGGGCGGCCTGATGCTGACCCTGGTGATCGCCACCGTCGGTATTGCCGGTGCGTTGCCGCTGGGGATCGTGCTGGCGCTGGGCCGTCGTTCGAACATGCCGGCGATTCGCGTGGTCTGCGTGACCTTCATCGAATTCTGGCGCGGCGTGCCGTTGATCACGGTGCTGTTCATGTCCTCGGTAATGCTGCCGTTGTTCCTGCCCGAAGGCATGAACTTCGACAAACTGCTGCGGGCGCTGATCGGCGTGATCCTGTTCCAGTCGGCCTATGTGGCCGAAGTGGTGCGTGGCGGTCTGCAAGCGATTCCCAAAGGTCAGTACGAAGCGGCCGCAGCGATGGGCCTCGGTTACTGGCGCAGCATGGGCCTGGTGATTCTGCCGCAAGCCCTGAAGCTGGTGATCCCGGGCATCGTCAACACCTTCATTGCGCTGTTCAAGGACACCAGCCTGGTGATCATCATCGGCCTGTTCGATCTGCTCAACAGCGTCAAGCAAGCCGCCGCCGACCCGAAATGGTTGGGCATGGCCACCGAAGGCTATGTGTTCGCGGCCCTGGTGTTCTGGATTTTCTGTTTCGGTATGTCGCGCTATTCCATGCATCTGGAACGCAAGCTCGACACTGGCCACAAGCGTTAGGAGTTCTGTAATGAGCGAAGCAATCAAAAAGCCTGTGAGCCCTGAAGGCATTATTCAGATGCAGGGCGTGAACAAGTGGTACGGCCAGTTCCACGTACTGAAAGACATCAACCTGAACGTCAAGCAGGGCGAGCGAATCGTCCTGTGCGGCCCGTCAGGTTCCGGCAAGTCGACGACCATTCGTTGCCTCAACCGTCTGGAAGAACACCAGCAGGGCCGCATCGTGGTCGATGGCGTGGAATTGACCAACGACCTCAAGCAGATCGAATCGGTCCGCCGTGAAGTCGGCATGGTGTTCCAGCACTTCAACCTGTTCCCGCACCTGACCATCCTGCAGAACTGCACGCTGGCGCCGATGTGGGTGCGCAAGATGCCCAAGCGCCAGGCCGAAGAAATCGCCATGCATTACCTGGAGCGCGTACGCATTCCGGAGCAGGCGCATAAATTCCCGGGGCAACTGTCGGGCGGTCAGCAACAGCGTGTGGCGATTGCCCGCGCGCTTTGTATGAAACCGAAAATCATGCTGTTCGACGAACCGACTTCGGCACTCGACCCGGAGATGGTGAAAGAGGTTCTGGACACCATGATCGGCCTGGCCGAAGACGGCATGACCATGCTCTGCGTGACCCACGAAATGGGCTTCGCCCGCACCGTGGCCAACCGCGTGATCTTCATGGACAAAGGCGAAATCGTCGAGCAGGCTGCGCCGAACGACTTCTTCGATAACCCGCAGAATGAGCGGACGAAGATGTTCTTGAGCCAGATCCTGCATTGATTGGCACTTGGCAGTGAAATAAACCCGGACAGTGTTCCGGGTTTATTTTTGCCTGGAGTTCAGGGTCTCAGGACAGGTCCTGTTTCAGAATTCGGTCCGATTCAGCTCGATGTTTCCTTGCGCTCAAGCGCCAGACGTACCGCTCGAAGTGCATTGAGGCGCCCGTATCCATAGTAATGACTATGACCTGCCTGATCATATTGACCGAGCGGGCCATCGTCGACATGGCCGATCTTGTCGCAACAATCAGCGAGGATTTGTCGGACAGCTTCGCGATCAAGTGCTTGATTGACTCCCAATATCAGCGCTGCCACGCCTGCTGCACCTGGACAGGCACTGGAGGTTCCACTGAACGATTCGGTGTAGGCCGCATTGTCTGGATCTGCAAATTTCCCGCTCAGGTCCGTGGTGCGAATGCCTCGGGTTTGCGGGATCGAGGTCGCGGGTTTGAATTTTGGATCCGGGTGCGGCTGGTCTCCGCTCGGAAAGGTGCACCAGAGCGCTTTGCCGTAATCGCTGTAGGCGCTGCGTCGGCTCTGGTCATTGCAGGCACCGACGGCAATGACCATGGGATGGCTGGAATACCCATCGTTATCCACGCATTCATTCCCGTTGCCGGCACCAAAAAAAATGACGCAGCCTTTTCCGTTGCGCCCCTTGGTCGCTGCATACTCAATGGCCAGTCGCGTGCTTGCAGCCAGTGGAAACACTTGGGTGTGCCGGGGGTCGGTGGGGTCGGCCCAATGACCTTCTGCAGGACCCCAGCTACAGGAAATGATATCGGCGCCCTTATCGGCGGCCCAGAAAAATGCGTCGGCTTCTGCCCGTGCGCCCAAAGGTTTGGTGAGCTTCAGCGGCATAAGGCTGGCCCGAGGGGCAACGCCGCTGGCGCCGGTGTCGCCATTGGCGCAGGCGACACCGGCGGCGGCTGTGCCGTGACGTTCATGGGCGTTTTTCGGCCGTGGGCCTTGCTTGGCATTACGGCGATCAAAGTTTTGCGCCCCGACGACTTTGCCGCATCCGGCAAATTCGGGATGGTCGATATCAAAGGCGTCGTCAATGACCGCGATGACAATACCTTCACCCTGAGTCAGGTCATGGGCCGCTTCAACGTTGGCGCTGGCATCGATGTGCGCCTGATAGGTCACGGTGGTCTTTTTCAGGTGCCACTGATTGTTGTGGATCGCCCGACGTTTTCCCTGGCGCAATATTTCCGGATGACAGTAATCGATGTCTTCGCGCTGGAGCAGCTCAAGTGCGAATGAGCACACCTTGGTCCCGCAGCAATGGCTGTGATGAACGAAAAAGGCATTGGTCGCGTAGGGGACCTGCTGTTTGATGGTCAGCCCCAGCTCATCGAGTATCACGAGACACTGAGTCGAGGTGAGTTGATCAATAAATTTCAAAAAGATGTTTTCGGTGTAGAGAACAGGCTCCTGAGTGTGAGGATCGACCAGCACACTGCCGGCAAAGCGCAACTCCGGCAATTCACGCAACAACGCTTTGCGTCTGGATAAATCCGTATTTTTAGGCAGTTCGAAAACCTGCACGTCGGCGTCCTCGATGTGGTGCAGCAGATGACCGCCCGCCAGTGCGTGACAGGCTTTTTCGCATCCCATTATTGCGCCGATATCCTTTCCCTCCCGGCCGCGCACGGCGAGCAGTTGCTGACTTTTTGTCAGAAAAAAAGAAGGGCTGCCCTTCTTGCCGAAGTTGACTTCTTCCATGCGGTTTCCATTCCCTCTAGTGCAACGTGCCGAGCGAAACGCCCGCTCATCAATCTGCGAAATTCTGACGACAGGTTGCTGCAGTGGCTGTCAGCTCATTTCGTTGAAGGCGTAGGAAATTGCTCCGCGAATGAAGAGCTTTTTCGCTTCTTCCTGTGGAAATGCTTGCACGCTGTGTCGAGGCTCCACCTGATCCGCCGTTACTTGTGGGGGCGCACGATGTTGACTAACATGTCAGAAAATTCATCCTATGATTGGATGAAAGGGCGAATCCTATGGCAGAAATTTCTCTACTCGTTAAGCGATCCCTGGTCGATCAGGCCCTGGATCAACTGCGTCAACGCATCAACGACGGCGCCTGGCAGGTTGGCCAGCGCCTTCCTACTGAGCCAGAGCTGTCCGCCGAACTGGGCATCAGCCGCAACACCGTGCGTGAGGCCATGCGCGTACTGGCGTTTTCTGGGTTGATCGAAATTCGTCAGGGTGACGGCAGTTACTTGCGGGCGGTGATCGATCCGCTGGATACGATGAAGGCGTTATCGCGCTGCTCCCATGAACAGGCCCGGGAAACCCGGCACATTCTGGAAGTCGAGGCCATCGGCCTGGCCGCGCTGCGTCGAACCGACGAAGACCTGGTGGCATTGCGCGAAGCATTGGGCGTCAGCGGCAGTCACTACCACGGTGATCTCGACAGCTACATTGCCTGCGATCTGGTGTTCCACCGCCGCCTGGTGGACGCCGCACACAACCCGACCCTCAGCGAGTTGTACCGCTATTTCTCCAGCGTTGTCGGCGCGCAATTGCGTCAGACCCTGAGCGTCACGCCCCGCCGCCAGGAAGTGTTTGACCTGCACATCGAACTGCTTGACGCCGTCGAGCAACGCGACCCGGAACGGGCCAAAGCCCTGTCGAGGCAGTTGATCAATGAACCTTGAAACCGAGAACGCCATGTCCACCAGCAACCGCCAGATCACCGAAGCCAAACGCACGGCGGAGCTCGAAGAGCTGCTGATCGATGCCGAGGCCGATGACGAACAAGTCCAGCAAAGTCACCCGATTCTGCGGCGGCCCTGGCTGTTGTTGCTGGGCTTGATTCTGGTCGCACTGAACCTGCGACCGGCGCTCTCGAGCATGGCGCCGATGCTCAGCGAAGTCTCTAAGACCCTCGGTTTGTCGGCGGCGCAAGCGGGGTTGCTGACGACGTTGCCAGTGCTGTGCCTCGGTTTGTTCGCACCGCTGGCGCCGATCCTGGCGCGACGTTTCGGCGCCGAGCGCGTGGTGCTGGGGATTTTGTTGATGCTGGCCGGCGGGATCATCCTGCGCAGTTCATTCGGTGAAATCGGCCTGTTTGCCGGCAGCGTGCTGGCCGGCGCGAGCATTGGTGTGATCGGCGTTTTGTTACCGGGTATCGTCAAGCGCGACTTCCCGAAACAGGCCGGGACCATGACCGGCGTGTACACCATGGCGCTGTGCCTGGGTGCGGCGATGGCGGCCGGCGCGACGGTGCCATTGAGCGAGCATTTCGATAAGAGCTGGGCCTTGGGGCTCGGGTTCTGGGTGGTGCCCGCGTTAGTCGCCGCGATGTTCTGGCTGCCACAAGTGGGCGGTCAGAAACACGGCGCGCATAACGTCGCGTATCGGGTTCGCGGCCTGTTGCGTGATCCGCTGGCCTGGCAAGTTACGTTGTACATGGGCCTGCAATCATCGCTGGCATACATCGTCTTTGGCTGGTTGCCATCGATCCTGATCGGTCGTGGACTTACGCCGACCCAGGCCGGCCTGGTGCTGTCGGGCTCGGTGATTGTCCAGTTGGCCAGTTCGCTGGCAGCGCCCTGGTTGGCCACCCGCGGCAAGGATCAACGGCTGGCGATTGTGGTGGTCATGCTGCTGACTCTCGGCGGGCTGTTCGGCTGCCTTTACGCACCGATCGAAGGTCTGTGGGGCTGGGCGATCCTGCTCGGTCTGGGGCAGGGCGGTACGTTCAGCCTGGCACTGACCCTGATCGTGTTGCGCTCGCGGGATTCGCACGTGGCGGCGAACCTGTCGAGCATGGCCCAGGGCTTCGGTTACACCCTGGCGTCCATGGGGCCGTTCGCGGTCGGCATCGTGCACGACTGGACCGGCGGCTGGAACGCCATCGGCTGGATCTTCGGCGTGATCGGCCTCGGCGCCATCCTCGCCGGCCTGGGCGCCGGGCGTTCGTTGTACGTTCAGGTGGTCAGCGAAAAGGTCTGACTACAGATACACAACGTCCAGCGTTGCCGAGCCGTCGAGTTGCACATCGGTGCTCAGGTCCAGTTCGGAAGTGGGCGAGATGACGGTTTCAAGGGTGACCCGGCTCGTCAGGCTCTGGATGGCAATCGGGCCGGCGTTGCTGCCGGCCACGTTGGTAAACCCCAGGTAACTTCTGGCGCCAATCGGAATGGAGCGGCTGTTCGATGAACTCCAGGCTATGCCACCTATGGTGGAGTCGGTTCGAAACACTTGAGACCAATCGTCCACCACGGTGCTGGCCGGATCGAAGTTCAGCGAATACAGGCCGACTTTGTTGCCGCTGCTGTCGTGGTTCAGACCGTAGTAAATCTCGCTGTTGACGATGGCCGAACCGTCGCGATTGTCGTGCATCATCAGAGCGAAGCGCGCGGGCGCATTGCACTGGACGCTGAGGTCGAGCGTCTTGTCGCGCAGTCGCGTTCGTTTGTCCACGCTAAGGTCTTGCCGGGAGATTTTTCCGTAGTCGACGAGGCCGCTGTTGGACAACGTCGGCGAGCAGGCGAGCGGGGTGATAATGCCTTTGACGGTCAGGTCAACGGTAGACGCCGCCAACGTGTGGGTGGCGGTGCTGATCAGTAAGGTTGTCGCGAGTACGGCGTAGTAACTGTTCATTTTTTTAAAATCCGTTTCGTTGATTTTATCCTGCTCGTGTCAACGCTCGGTCGAGCCCGGCAGTCGTCCTGGCCGACGTTCGCTTTGACCGGTGTTGCAATCCGGGCAGCTCAGCGCGTTGACTCAGAGGAGGTAGTTTATTTCCAGCGTCATGAAGCCATCGATGGGCACTTCCTCATTCAGGGTCAGGCCGTCGGCGCGAGCGATTTTGGTGTCGATCTGCAGAAGTGTTGAGAGATTCTTTACGGCAATAGGTGTGGTACCGCCGATAGCACTTGTCGCCAGGAGCTCATTCGAACTGATCTTGGAGGTACGGGCCCAGCTTCCCCCGCCATCCCTCGATCGAATAGCGTCTACACGCTGACCATCCGCTTGAAGGTTTCCAATATACGGCCAGAAATAACCCAGCTTTTCTTCTGCATGAGTCAGTCCCAGGCCGAAGAAAAGAGGTGAACCGGTCTGTGTGTCGGGTCTGTTGTCGATAGATTTGAGCGCGTACACGGTCGGCTCATCGCAGGTCACGTTGAATTGCATATAGTGTTGGCCAACCGTCGTGTACAGGGTTGGGTGGAGGTCTTTTGCATGGATTTTTGCCGACCTCGATGTGTCCACCGTCGGCAAGACTGGGTATGCATGCGTTAGGCGTAATGGTGCCGGTGACGCTCAGGTCAGTGCTCGATGCGGCGAAGGCGAGGGGGGAAGTCAGGACGATGAACGCCATCGTCAGCGCGTGTGGAAAACTTTTCATGGGACAGGTTTCGCTATGGTGGGTCAGCGGAATCAGTCCTTGCCCGAGGCGTGACCCCGGGCAAGGTCGGCTACGGGGTTATGGGTACAAGACTTCGAGGGTGACCGAGCCGTTGATAGCGACTTCGTTAGAAAAGTCGAGCGAGTCGGCGCGGGCGATGTAGGTCCTTATCTGTAAACCTGTCTGGAAATCCTTGATCGCTATCGGGGTGTTTGGACCACCGACGGTGGCGAATGCAGAAATGGCTTTAGGTATCAACCCTGGAAAGGCTCCCCATGTGCCGCCATTGTTGTTAGAGAATATGGGCATTACGGCAGTACCATCGCCCAGTGGGGCCACGAACCTTGTGTCGATGTAGCCGATCTTTTGGTTTACGTCGCCATTGATAAGGCCCAGACCGAATCCAGCGCCCCCATCCGCATCCGAACCATCCCGGTTATCGATTGGTTTCAACCTGAACGCTATCGCCGAGTCGCAATTCACGGTGAGTTGCAATGTCTTATCTGTCAGTCTCGTTTGCTTGTCCTGATTCAAATCCTTCGACGAAATTTTGCCATGATGCACGTTCCCGCCTTCGGACAGCAGCGGTACGCAAGCATTGGGCGTAATGGTGCCGGTGACGGTCAGGTCAGTGCTCGATGCGGCGAAGGCGAGGGGTGAAGTCAGGACGATGAACGCCATCGTCAGAGCGTGTGGAATTTTTTTCATGGGACAGGTTTCGCTATGGTGGGTCAGCGGAATAAGTCCTTGCCCGAAGCGTGACCCCGGGCAAGGTCGGCTACGGGGTTATGGGTAATCGATTTCGATGGTGACCGAGCCGTCGATAGCGGCATCGTTAGACAAGTCGAGCGAGTCGGCGCGGGCAATTTGGGTGAGCACCCGAAGGTCGGTTACCAAATCCTTGATGGCTATCGGCGTGCTAGGGTCCGCGACAGCACCAAATGCAAAGAGGGCGTTATGCTCCAACCAGCGGCTTGCAGACCAAGTGTCGCCATTATTTTTCGAATGTATGGGGAGTACGGCTACACCGTCCGCCAGTGGAGAATAAAATCCTGCATCGACGCTGCCGAGCCGTTGATCACCATTGACAAAGCCAAGGCCCAGCGTATTGCTCCCAGTAGCGGAGCCAAATCTGTTATCGATCGGCTTCAACCTGAACGCTATTGCAGAGTCGCAATTCACGGTGAATTGCAATGTCTTTTCGGCCAGATTTGTGACTTTGTCCTGATTCAAATCCTTCGACGAAATTTTGCCATGATGCACGTTCCCGCCTTCGGACAGCAGCGGTGTGCAAGCATTGGGCGTAATGGTGCCGGTGACGGTCAGATCAGTGCTCGACGCGGCTAGCGCATAAGGCGCCACGCTGATCAACGCGGTGGCGGAGAGTGCTGCAAAGTACTTTTTCATCATGGTTTACTCACTTCTATTGTTGTGTGTCCTGACTGCTCCGAGGTGCTCAAGTGCGCCGCGGATTCAGCAGGATCGGGTTGGGTATTACAGGTAAATAATCTCGATCGTCCCCGCGCCATCGAGGTCGATGGCGCTGCTCAGATCCAGGCTGTTGGTGGGGGCGATGACGGCGTCCACGGTCACCGTGGTGCTGAGGTTCTGGATCAGCGCCGGGCCGGCCATGCCGAGGTTGTCGGTGAAGCCCAGGTAGCGGCTTTTGCTGATGGGCGCAGAGGCGGAGCCGGCCGTGCTCCAGGCCATGCCGCCGGTGGTGGAGTCGATCAGGTGCAGGCGCGCGAGGCTGTCGGCGCTGGTGCTGGCCGGGTCGACATTCAGCGAATACAGGCCGATGTTGTTGTTGCGGTTGTCCTTGCCGAGGCCGTAGTGAATGTCGCTGTCGACGGTGGCCGAGCCCGAGCGGTTGTCGTGCATGATCAGCGCGAACGAAGTGGGCGCGTCGCAGCCCACCCTCAGATTCAATGAGCGTGGCGGCAGGCGAGTGCTTTTGTCCGCGCTCAGGTTATTTTTCGACAGGGTGCCGAAGGCGACCACGCCGCCGTTGGACAGC is drawn from Pseudomonas sp. 31-12 and contains these coding sequences:
- a CDS encoding DUF1120 domain-containing protein yields the protein MNSYYAVLATTLLISTATHTLAASTVDLTVKGIITPLACSPTLSNSGLVDYGKISRQDLSVDKRTRLRDKTLDLSVQCNAPARFALMMHDNRDGSAIVNSEIYYGLNHDSSGNKVGLYSLNFDPASTVVDDWSQVFRTDSTIGGIAWSSSNSRSIPIGARSYLGFTNVAGSNAGPIAIQSLTSRVTLETVISPTSELDLSTDVQLDGSATLDVVYL
- a CDS encoding CynX/NimT family MFS transporter, whose protein sequence is MNLETENAMSTSNRQITEAKRTAELEELLIDAEADDEQVQQSHPILRRPWLLLLGLILVALNLRPALSSMAPMLSEVSKTLGLSAAQAGLLTTLPVLCLGLFAPLAPILARRFGAERVVLGILLMLAGGIILRSSFGEIGLFAGSVLAGASIGVIGVLLPGIVKRDFPKQAGTMTGVYTMALCLGAAMAAGATVPLSEHFDKSWALGLGFWVVPALVAAMFWLPQVGGQKHGAHNVAYRVRGLLRDPLAWQVTLYMGLQSSLAYIVFGWLPSILIGRGLTPTQAGLVLSGSVIVQLASSLAAPWLATRGKDQRLAIVVVMLLTLGGLFGCLYAPIEGLWGWAILLGLGQGGTFSLALTLIVLRSRDSHVAANLSSMAQGFGYTLASMGPFAVGIVHDWTGGWNAIGWIFGVIGLGAILAGLGAGRSLYVQVVSEKV
- a CDS encoding DUF1120 domain-containing protein; its protein translation is MMKKYFAALSATALISVAPYALAASSTDLTVTGTITPNACTPLLSEGGNVHHGKISSKDLNQDKVTNLAEKTLQFTVNCDSAIAFRLKPIDNRFGSATGSNTLGLGFVNGDQRLGSVDAGFYSPLADGVAVLPIHSKNNGDTWSASRWLEHNALFAFGAVADPSTPIAIKDLVTDLRVLTQIARADSLDLSNDAAIDGSVTIEIDYP
- a CDS encoding DUF1120 domain-containing protein, translated to MKKIPHALTMAFIVLTSPLAFAASSTDLTVTGTITPNACVPLLSEGGNVHHGKISSKDLNQDKQTRLTDKTLQLTVNCDSAIAFRLKPIDNRDGSDADGGAGFGLGLINGDVNQKIGYIDTRFVAPLGDGTAVMPIFSNNNGGTWGAFPGLIPKAISAFATVGGPNTPIAIKDFQTGLQIRTYIARADSLDFSNEVAINGSVTLEVLYP